The Ptiloglossa arizonensis isolate GNS036 chromosome 4, iyPtiAriz1_principal, whole genome shotgun sequence genome contains the following window.
CTAGCGGGCATGTAAACGTACGAATCggcaaacgaacgaacaaacgagacGGACGTAACGAAAGACGGCGGCAGAGGGGCTGAAAAGGGCCCCCCATAGCGGTCGCCCTAAAGAGAGGATTCCGCGTTCCGTTCTCCCTACCCGCCTTGAGAAGATTTAGGCGGGCCCTTTCTCAGTCCCTGATTGGTCGGCCCTTCTCCCCACCTAGCGCGATTACCTTGTATAAAGACAGACCTTCCCGCCAGATCGAGCAGTTAGTACGAGTTTCGCAGGCGGGAAGTACGCTGACCTCGTTCGGTGCTCAGTCAGACGCGTGGCAACTATCGTCCGATCGAGATCGTTGCGATCGGGATCGTGTTGCGCGcgataacgaaagaaatatcaTTGTCGTCTACACCGCGAAACGAACCCGCGGTCCGTTCATTCGTCCGACGACTTCGTTGCGTACACAATCTCGCTAACATGTTTTGGGAAGGTGTCACGGAATCATGCGAAGTGTGCCAATGTACAAGGTATTATCGCAGAGCGAATTTCCCAGTTTTCGTTTAAGATACCAATGACCGATCCGTTTCCCCATGGACTTTACGTGTTGTGTGATTCAGTGAAATTTGACTCGCGCGACCGAAAGAAATCGTTCCCTACCGCGTGATAACAATCGAAAGGGGAACATGTGGTGTCGTAGCGGTGAATCGAGTACCGAAAGCTCGTCTAACGTTCAACGTCCGGTCGATATTAGAGTAATTCCCGCCTTTTCATCGGTATCATCGTTAGATCTCGTGTTTTGGTGATTTCTACGTCCTGTGATTGAAAAAAGTTTCATGCTCGGGTAAATTTGAATCCCACGAGAACGGCAGGGACAGACgattaatcgtttcgtttcgtcgtatACGTTTCAAAGAAGCTCGGATATTCTGCCAATTCCGCGTGACTATTGGCGCGCTCGTATCGGTTGTTCGTGTGCACGCAGTGTGGCGCTTCGAGTCGGTAGTTATACACATGGTCGCTTGCCAGATAGAATAACAACGTGTTTGCACCGCATGTCGTTTTGAAGCACAATGTGCGCGCCGAAACCATTTTACGCCCGTAGACGTTAATTGAGATCGATTCGAGTCTTGGAGAAATTCGCAACGGAAGTGGTTGTTTTGCTCGCGAGAATGacacataaatatttatttgtcaaTGTAACAACAACAGCCAAATAATCGGTGTTGCCCGGGGCTGGAAAAAGTCGCGATAACGTAGTCTGAGATTAGTACTTCTTTTCCGGAATGAAATGCGTAAGACGCACTTTTGTTTGTTCGTGAAAGATTTCTGCTTCGAATTGCAATTCGcgataagaaatatttcgcgcCTGTGTGCACATTGACCGCGAAAATTCATCGAGGTTAGGTGGATCATTGCAAGTGCATGCGTAGCCGTATCCTATGTTTGATTGTGTATTTATTCTTGTCTATTTTACAGGCTCTTTAAAAATGCTTTCAAATTCAAGAACACACCTGAGAACACGGTAAAATCCAGACCGAAGACGCGCCGACTTCTCGGCATGGCGTCTCGACACTTTTCTAGTCCGGAACCAGTATCGCCATCTGTTGACAAAGAAAACAGTAATGCCACCTGCAGTCTACGCAGTACCAGCCCGCAAAAGGTACACATGTACATGACATATATAGATACTCGTACTTCGATTTCCTTTGCTTCGCGCGTTCTCCCTCTTCAAAACTTAATGCTTTTCCGCTTAAACTTGATAAGTTTATTTCGTATAATATTCTTTTGTAGTCGCGAAGAAGGAAACCGGTGGTACACCTGTTTTTCACTTCTTTCATATGCACGTTTGTTTCCGACGTTCATGAGACGATCGAAGATAACGAACCGAGCAACGAAACAACATTTTCGCTCAATTTGAATCTTCTGATCGATCTGAACTCGGAACAGCACCGGATGTCCTAGTGTTTCCGCCATTCGGATACATtcttaaattgtataaattgtatgCTTTATACTTAAGCTTTtacatatatattctttttattttttcgaactGTCTATTGTATTGAATTCTTATTGCTTTTGAGATTAAATCAATAACTAAGTCGTTTGATAcagtcttttttcttttcttttttttttaatcagttttttatttaattttgtatacaaTTCTTGTACAACGaagatattattatataattattactagcataatattattatacaattgtcattataattattgtaataatttacaaatattataataattacgaACAAAGTGCGTCTATTTTGtcaatcgaaacgaacgataaaaattcattaGTAACAAATTTTAGCAACGTTCTAATTTTTTTATTGCAGATTGTTGGTGGAAAGAAGTGTCGTTATCCACTGGAAGACTGCGACCCAAACAGTCAGGATAGTGGATACGAAGCGAGCTTTCCGGATAAGGAAGACAAACCGCAGGATGGATTCCGATTCGTGGAGCCTTTGGCCGTTGCCCCACGACGGATGTCGATCGAATCACGCAGTCCGATGAATTCACCGGTCCGATCGTCACCTCAACGACTGCGTGTCGCGCGACCTTCTCTATTTCGTAGCCTCTCTTCCGGCTACGAAAGCATGGATGACGGTTTCAACGATCTGATCGACATGGAGGCGTTTGACGACACGGCACAACTACCGAACGGTATCTCGACTCTTCTATGCGGCGATATCGTCGGCAATGTCACACTTCCCGACGCGTCGAGCCATAAAATCGACTCGAGCAGTCCAAGCACACCGGAATTCCCTCGTACTAATCGCACTGGTAACTTCCGACGATCGCTATCCTTACAGAACGAAAGACCGGAAACGCGCAAATCCTCGTCGCTCTCGAAAGTACGTTCCTGTCTGTTTCGTTCTCCGAACTCGAACTTGTCGACGGTGAATCCGGGTTTCGAAGATAGTCCGCTAGAGACATCGATGCTCACGAGCCGTCGTCGGCGAACTGGCTACGGTGACGAAAATATGACTAGCATCGCCTTCGATTCACCGTTGTCCGTCAGAACGTTTAAACGACCGGATCCACCAATTGACGAAAGTCCGAAACTAGTCAAGAGGTCGCGAAGATCAAGTATTAGCTTCCTCGACGTGATCAGAGAGTGCAGCACCACCGATACACCAGCATTGACTCCAAGGTTCGCATCTGTACCGTTGCAGCGGAGCCTGTCCGAAACAGCAGCCACGATAACAAAGACAAAGACGGAAACGCACGCACTCATTAAATCGGCTATTCATCGCAGCACCACCGACACTGATTTAACGGGTGATTTCAGTAAACCATGTGTTTTACCGTTGGCTACCGGTCAACACGAAGACCTGAAATCAATTTCCACGGACACGTTGGCTGCTCTTATACGTGGAGAGTTCACCGATCGAGTCGGGTCGTTTCAAATCGTCGACTGTCGTTATCCTTATGAGTTCGATGCCGGTCACATTCAAGGCGCCCAGAATCTTTACAGCAAGGACCTAATCGAGCAAATTCTATTGGATCCCTTGACAAGCACCCCCGAGATCCAACCGGATGCGAACAAGAGGAACGTCTTGGTGTTCCATTGTGAATTTTCATGGGAGCGTGGACCTAACCTCTCACGGTTCTTGCGAAACTTGGATCGTCAACGAAACAAAGAACATTATCCTGCTTTGCATTACCCGGAGGTGTATCTGTTGCACGGCGGATATGAGCAATTTTACAGAGAACAGAAAGCATTGTGTACGCCACAGGGTTATCGATCAATGAGACATCCCGATCACGAAGCGGATCTCAGACAGTTTCGAAGCAAAAGCAAAAGCTGGCAAGGCGAAAAATCGAGAATCACCGGTAACGTGACGCGAACCAACTTAAAGCGTTTAGGATTTTGATTGTAactttttaaaaacttttttttatttcttgtcTGCACTTTTCTGTTTCAATGTGGTTGACGACCGAAGTGCAACGAAATGCACGTCGCTTGGTCAATAAATCGCATAAAAGTGCAAATCGCGAGTGGACGACAGTTGGGAGCTGCTGTTCCGCTCTGTTGTACCTGTGCTACACGTGGCACTTATGCGATCGTTCCTGTAGCTTTATTTTGTAAATAGCTTGTTTGGCACTAGTACGCTTACTCTCTTAGTGAATTCTAGTACAAGAAAACGAAAAGCGCTTATTTTCGTCGACGAATGACGCGAACAGACGGTGTAGGTACAAAATGACATCGAGGTCGGTGTAAATGAATTTACTTGTAACCACGTTGCATTATCCGTACGTAACGAATGTAATGGCGGTGGAAGTATGAAAGTGGGTCGAACAGGAATAAAATCGCGAAAGAACGAGGCATAATCTGTACTACTAGTATTCCACTCGGGCGGGCTTCCCATTCTTACATATTGAACACCGAATTCCTTACAGATTTTCGCGATTTTATCCGTTTACGCGCTCAGCTTCTCATACGCGAAACTTATCGCGCGAAATTTCACTATTTGCAGTGTCATCGCCATTTCGAGGCACTGCATCGCCAAAGTTTATTTGTACACATctgtagaaaaaatattttttggacAGTGTATATGAAGTAGAACACGGAGAAATCATTTATAAAGagagaattaaaattattctaaatgtgcaaatttcattttgtatgtgtatgtatgttaTGTATAGATGGATGTGTGAATATATTGATGAGTGAGTagagtatgtatgtatacatatatgtattataaaattgattatacgttatatatgtcTTTAGTCTACAATACACCTTTTCGTACAGTTGAAATAATCTCACTTTTCTCGTCACTTTATTTTAGATATTGCCTATTCCTTAttgagaaattcttttttctgATATGCACATGTGCATCGAAAGGTAATCATTTCTTTAGGAAGTAGTAGTACTGCATTAAGAAGTGTATATACGATGCTCCTAAGTAAGCAAGAGACGAGTTTTTTTAATagtagagaataaattttgcctCAAAAGTTGAACTTACAAAAGCTTTTACGTATAAGAGTTAAAGGataaaaatttctcttaaataatgagaaaaatgaTGATTTTCCTACGCGTATGTGTACGGGTATAGTTTacgcataaaatattatttttggatTCCTAATCCTGTACAGAagcaaaaagtaaaaaataatttaattgttcaaaatttaaataattcgaaaacgtTGAGTGGCGCCATCTACAGCAAATcatccaagtttgtcgagaaatagttccccCGTCAAGACGACGTTGGTACTGTTAGACCGTGTATTAGACtgtagctgtcaaaatataatacttttattaaaaaatggaGATAAGTAATGCTTTCAGAGATAAACATAGTATGCCTGTTAGAATGTAATggttaaataaaatgtatatgtaaaattttattgggaaaaGATGTGCTTAAAACGTTTATTACAATGTGAATGATATAATGTAATAGTTTCCTAAATAATACATCGAAATGTGTATGTAGGACACTTTTATGAAATTAGGGGCGAGatgtaattttttcttaataaatagTAGTATATATTGACTTAATAGTTGCACTTCCAATGCCTGTTAGAATGTAACTGTCAGAATGTAATTTTTccttgaaaaatagaaaaaaataatgtGCCAAAATGCAAACGCAGAATTCCTGTTAAAAAGTAAGTGCAAAATATACTCTATACGTAAAGCCTTGTGTCAAGAGTTCATCATAGAACTTTCGTTACAATGGAAAGACCGGAAAATAATCGTTTCTTAAGTAGTAATTGCATTAAGAAGTGCGTATGGGATGCTCCCAAGGAAGTAAGGgacgaattgtaatttttttaataattgtgaaTAAATTTTCCCTCAATAGTTGAGCTTACAGAACCTTTTAGATATCAGGGTTAAAGGttagaaatttcttttaaataatgagGAACATGATTGTAGAGGTATAGTTTacgcataaaatattatttctggaTTCTTAATCAAGTGCAGaagtaaaaattcgaaaattatttattttgttcaaaatttaaataatccgaaagcGTTGAGTGGCGCCATCTACGGTcaaacgtccaagtttgtcgagaaatagttccccTATCGAGACGCTAGATGGCGACGTAGGTACTGTTAGACCGCAGTTTAAACtgtagctgtcaaaatataataattttattaaaaggtGGAGATAAGTAATGCGTTTGGAGATAAACATAGAGTGCTTGTTAGAATGTAAGggtcaaataaaatatatatgcaAAATTTTATTGGCAAAAGATGTGTTTAAAACGTTTATTACAATGTgaaaaatataatgtaattgtttcttaaaaaatacAAGATCATAATACATCGAAATGTGTATGTAGATTCCCCTATGAAATTAGGGGCGATatgtaattttttcttaataaatagTAGTCTACATTGACTTAATAGTTGCACTTCCAATGCCTGTTAGAATGTAAGTATCAGAGTATAATTTTTCCAtgaaaaataggaaaaataaTTTGCCAAAATGCGTACGCAGGGTCACGGTTAAAAGGTAAGTGCCAAATATAATCAATACGTAAAGTCTTATGTTAAGAAATATGCTTAGAGTGCGTAATACAATTAAGTATTAAGTAAGACAGcttccgaaaaatgtttataactagtTAATGTCAATAGCAATCGTTGCGGAAATGGTCCTTGAATCTTGCTATGAATATTTGCTACGCAACGCGTATCCAAATTATGCAATTATTTGTCCGAAAAGTTCATAAAACTATCGATTACCTAGTACACTACAAGCGTCCTGCACACGACAGcttccgaaaaatgtttataactaattaatgtaattaacaATCGTTGCGAAAATGGTCCTTGAATGTACCCACGAACCTTTGTTACTCGATGCAaatctaaaagttcacatttttgcgttgcaaatgtgttaaattaacatttttttccctTACGCGCCAAAGTAGCGAAAGTCGAACGACCTCCTCGATCATTCTGTGTTCCTGCTACCAGAGCTCGGTATCAGGCGAACAGAAATCACAGTTAATCGACTCTCTCATTCTCCATCTCTCTCGCACGatgttcttttctctctcttgcgTCTATGGACGACATCCTCTGTCATTCTGTGTTCCTGCTCCCAGGGGGCGAAATTCAAGACACGTGGTCGCCTCATGTTACATAGAAACATGGTTTTCCGAATACGAAAAAACTTATTACGTTCGTAAATTGTTCGTAACGATTCAATGTTGAAATCAATCAATGTGAAAATGATTCTTGAATGTTACCACGAACCTCTGCTGCGCATTACGTATTCAAATTATGCAATTATTTgtataagaggttaataataCTATCGATTACCTCGACTACTACAAACGTCGACAATACAAGAGCTCCCgagaaatgtttataactaattaatggtAATTGCAATCGTTACGAAAATGATCCTTGAATGTAACGACGGACATCTGCTACTTAATGCAAATCTAAAAGTTCAAAATTTTGcggtaaaaatatattaaattaacatTTCTTCCCTTTTGCGCCATAGTAACGAAACTCGGACGATCTCCTCGATGATTCTATGATCTCATTACCAGCGCCTATTAGTTTATAACTAGTTAATGTCTGAAGCAGTCGTTGCGCAAATTGTCTTTGAATGTAGCCACGGATCTCTGCTATTTAATACAAGTCTAAAAGTTTATAATTTTACGGTTGAAATGtattaaattaacaatttttcccTTTCGCGTCAAATTAGCGCAAGTCGAACGACCTCCTTTAGCATTCTGTGTTCCTGTTACCAGTGCACGAAATCACGAAAGCAGAAATCAAAGTTAGTTGACTACGTTATTCCCCATTCCTCTCGCACAATGTTCCCCTCTCCTCTCTTCACCACTctcattctttctctctctcgcatcTGTGAACGTCCTTCTTTATTGTTCTATGCTTGCAGCAGCGAACGTTTTTAAATatgaacgtagaaagaaaagtTTGTTTCGTACGTGGTGTGGAGGAAGTGAAAATACGACTTGAATAAAAGCCATTTTGTAAGTTACATGCTGTGCACGATGCCGTAAACAGCGTTTACTATTTGTTTATGGTGTTATGTATAGTGTGTATCAAGTTATTGCACTTCATTAtgcaattgtaaaaaatacgtAAATGAACAaagattaattaataaattattgatCAAAACGAGTACTAAATAATAGTGTCTT
Protein-coding sequences here:
- the LOC143145321 gene encoding M-phase inducer phosphatase isoform X2 — its product is MFWEGVTESCEVCQCTRLFKNAFKFKNTPENTVKSRPKTRRLLGMASRHFSSPEPVSPSVDKENSNATCSLRSTSPQKIVGGKKCRYPLEDCDPNSQDSGYEASFPDKEDKPQDGFRFVEPLAVAPRRMSIESRSPMNSPVRSSPQRLRVARPSLFRSLSSGYESMDDGFNDLIDMEAFDDTAQLPNGISTLLCGDIVGNVTLPDASSHKIDSSSPSTPEFPRTNRTGNFRRSLSLQNERPETRKSSSLSKVRSCLFRSPNSNLSTVNPGFEDSPLETSMLTSRRRRTGYGDENMTSIAFDSPLSVRTFKRPDPPIDESPKLVKRSRRSSISFLDVIRECSTTDTPALTPRFASVPLQRSLSETAATITKTKTETHALIKSAIHRSTTDTDLTGDFSKPCVLPLATGQHEDLKSISTDTLAALIRGEFTDRVGSFQIVDCRYPYEFDAGHIQGAQNLYSKDLIEQILLDPLTSTPEIQPDANKRNVLVFHCEFSWERGPNLSRFLRNLDRQRNKEHYPALHYPEVYLLHGGYEQFYREQKALCTPQGYRSMRHPDHEADLRQFRSKSKSWQGEKSRITGNVTRTNLKRLGF
- the LOC143145321 gene encoding M-phase inducer phosphatase isoform X1, which translates into the protein MSGFHPMTMLSRIAEMDESTPRKSQGEVSTALASPVTEIVRGLMNSTLSSQCLSKCSEDEAEGNRDVNPTRKQSEQENDNRLFKNAFKFKNTPENTVKSRPKTRRLLGMASRHFSSPEPVSPSVDKENSNATCSLRSTSPQKIVGGKKCRYPLEDCDPNSQDSGYEASFPDKEDKPQDGFRFVEPLAVAPRRMSIESRSPMNSPVRSSPQRLRVARPSLFRSLSSGYESMDDGFNDLIDMEAFDDTAQLPNGISTLLCGDIVGNVTLPDASSHKIDSSSPSTPEFPRTNRTGNFRRSLSLQNERPETRKSSSLSKVRSCLFRSPNSNLSTVNPGFEDSPLETSMLTSRRRRTGYGDENMTSIAFDSPLSVRTFKRPDPPIDESPKLVKRSRRSSISFLDVIRECSTTDTPALTPRFASVPLQRSLSETAATITKTKTETHALIKSAIHRSTTDTDLTGDFSKPCVLPLATGQHEDLKSISTDTLAALIRGEFTDRVGSFQIVDCRYPYEFDAGHIQGAQNLYSKDLIEQILLDPLTSTPEIQPDANKRNVLVFHCEFSWERGPNLSRFLRNLDRQRNKEHYPALHYPEVYLLHGGYEQFYREQKALCTPQGYRSMRHPDHEADLRQFRSKSKSWQGEKSRITGNVTRTNLKRLGF
- the LOC143145321 gene encoding M-phase inducer phosphatase isoform X3, with the protein product MASRHFSSPEPVSPSVDKENSNATCSLRSTSPQKIVGGKKCRYPLEDCDPNSQDSGYEASFPDKEDKPQDGFRFVEPLAVAPRRMSIESRSPMNSPVRSSPQRLRVARPSLFRSLSSGYESMDDGFNDLIDMEAFDDTAQLPNGISTLLCGDIVGNVTLPDASSHKIDSSSPSTPEFPRTNRTGNFRRSLSLQNERPETRKSSSLSKVRSCLFRSPNSNLSTVNPGFEDSPLETSMLTSRRRRTGYGDENMTSIAFDSPLSVRTFKRPDPPIDESPKLVKRSRRSSISFLDVIRECSTTDTPALTPRFASVPLQRSLSETAATITKTKTETHALIKSAIHRSTTDTDLTGDFSKPCVLPLATGQHEDLKSISTDTLAALIRGEFTDRVGSFQIVDCRYPYEFDAGHIQGAQNLYSKDLIEQILLDPLTSTPEIQPDANKRNVLVFHCEFSWERGPNLSRFLRNLDRQRNKEHYPALHYPEVYLLHGGYEQFYREQKALCTPQGYRSMRHPDHEADLRQFRSKSKSWQGEKSRITGNVTRTNLKRLGF